From a region of the Armatimonas rosea genome:
- a CDS encoding DUF7691 family protein, producing MGYGLMVHSVDLDKILALCGSGNDTVRRSISGRFRQQIIQRNNDLDLSNERGEPSIFEGIRHLIMGGEKTLPGFVYSYAFEYLVEFYAKTLDNSLFYTCKFDWLREEIGEQLRAAGAVVEMDSLLFERPIDAPAPDDFPVYGHWKAAAAAASIAPLRAVENKSEELAAILAWCEFAASRGEGIVGYYY from the coding sequence ATGGGATACGGCTTAATGGTTCACTCCGTGGACTTAGACAAGATTTTGGCGCTGTGTGGCTCTGGCAACGACACGGTGCGGCGGAGCATCAGTGGGCGGTTCCGACAGCAGATAATCCAGCGCAACAACGATCTCGATCTCTCCAACGAGCGGGGGGAGCCTTCGATCTTTGAGGGTATTCGGCACCTGATTATGGGAGGTGAGAAGACACTTCCCGGCTTTGTCTATAGCTATGCCTTTGAGTATCTTGTCGAGTTTTACGCAAAAACGCTGGACAACAGTCTCTTCTACACCTGCAAGTTTGATTGGCTCCGTGAGGAGATCGGGGAGCAGCTGAGAGCTGCGGGGGCGGTGGTGGAGATGGACTCCCTCCTTTTTGAGCGGCCGATCGATGCCCCTGCTCCCGATGACTTTCCGGTCTATGGGCACTGGAAAGCCGCTGCCGCGGCGGCGAGCATCGCCCCTCTCCGCGCTGTGGAGAACAAGTCCGAAGAGCTGGCCGCGATCCTAGCCTGGTGCGAGTTTGCCGCGTCGCGTGGAGAGGGAATCGTCGGCTACTACTACTAG
- a CDS encoding DUF3748 domain-containing protein: protein MPEQQVTHGPGGRILTNINVWSPDSEWLVYDVRSDRDGSVFDGGVIERVRVKTGEVQRLFEAKNGAQVGVVTHHPSENKIVFIHGPENPTPDWSYGVSHRQGVVVNTDTLAALPLDARDLTPPGTPGALRGGSHVHVWHPRGDWLSYTYNDALENSGVREVGVCFPKAVSVPKTHLRNHDGTHFSFLATKSTPSPKPGTDELRRAFEEGWVGSSRTLAFLGELADGKVEVFLAEGLETQRPTQRRLTHTKTGVTLAPRHWVRSSPDGSQLAFLMADDAGIVQLWLVSPSTGALRQLTRNPFPVVSAFTWHPDGSRIAATADGSVVTIDTETGKLRRLTKRTSDAPLALACVFSPDGKQIAFLRHSGGSNQICVV from the coding sequence ATGCCAGAGCAACAGGTTACCCACGGGCCCGGAGGGCGGATTCTCACCAATATCAATGTCTGGTCGCCCGACTCGGAGTGGCTGGTCTACGATGTGCGCTCGGACCGCGATGGCTCGGTGTTTGATGGGGGCGTGATCGAGCGCGTCCGGGTCAAGACCGGTGAGGTGCAGCGGCTCTTTGAGGCGAAGAACGGGGCGCAGGTCGGGGTGGTGACACACCATCCCAGCGAGAATAAGATCGTCTTTATCCATGGCCCGGAGAACCCCACCCCCGACTGGAGCTACGGCGTCTCGCACCGGCAGGGAGTGGTGGTCAACACCGACACGCTCGCCGCACTGCCGCTGGATGCACGCGACCTGACACCGCCCGGAACACCTGGTGCGCTCCGCGGCGGCTCGCACGTCCATGTCTGGCACCCGAGGGGCGACTGGCTGAGCTATACCTACAACGATGCGCTGGAGAATAGCGGTGTGCGCGAGGTGGGCGTGTGCTTTCCCAAGGCAGTGAGCGTCCCCAAGACCCACCTACGCAACCACGACGGCACCCACTTCTCGTTTCTGGCGACCAAGAGCACCCCTAGTCCCAAGCCCGGCACCGACGAGCTCCGCCGCGCTTTTGAAGAGGGCTGGGTAGGAAGCTCGCGTACCCTGGCGTTTCTAGGAGAGCTCGCCGACGGAAAAGTTGAGGTCTTTCTGGCCGAGGGCTTGGAGACGCAGCGCCCGACCCAGCGACGGCTGACCCACACGAAAACCGGGGTCACGCTGGCACCGCGCCACTGGGTGCGCTCGTCACCCGATGGCTCCCAGCTCGCCTTTCTCATGGCCGATGACGCAGGCATTGTCCAGCTCTGGCTCGTCTCCCCGAGCACCGGCGCGCTCCGGCAGCTCACCCGCAACCCGTTCCCCGTCGTCTCCGCCTTCACCTGGCACCCCGACGGCTCCCGCATCGCCGCCACCGCCGATGGGAGCGTGGTGACGATTGATACTGAGACAGGAAAGCTACGCCGCCTGACCAAGCGCACTAGCGACGCGCCCCTAGCGCTTGCCTGTGTCTTCTCCCCCGATGGCAAGCAAATCGCCTTCCTGAGGCACAGCGGCGGTAGCAACCAGATTTGTGTGGTGTAG
- a CDS encoding ATP-grasp domain-containing protein: MDLLFPCDYDDLTTPDPDFAVEVRAARAAGFVCHFFDFNALRAGEPYRLPQGEGPLLYRGWMLSDTEYVGFYTRLVARGWEPITPPAAYDEAHYLPLAYPNLIGETPRTKWILGRDEAEAWALYAAEFRTKDAILKDWVKSAKYRWREACFLPAGTERERFAEIFANFLTERSTLFEKGVVLREFHPFRVLHKDLRGMPLHEEYRLFFWDGALLLLPQLTLLPGPEEQLPRWTALAQRFGTRFLSLDVARDLAGDWWVVETGDGQVAGLPGSIPPDAFYRALRLVGG; this comes from the coding sequence ATGGACCTTCTCTTTCCCTGCGACTACGACGATCTCACGACACCCGACCCGGACTTTGCGGTTGAGGTGAGGGCGGCGCGGGCGGCGGGGTTTGTCTGCCACTTCTTTGACTTCAATGCGCTCCGTGCCGGGGAGCCATACCGACTGCCCCAAGGCGAGGGGCCGCTTCTCTACCGGGGCTGGATGCTCTCAGACACGGAGTACGTGGGGTTCTACACCCGACTCGTGGCGCGAGGCTGGGAGCCGATCACGCCGCCCGCCGCCTACGACGAAGCCCACTACTTGCCGCTGGCCTACCCCAACCTGATCGGGGAGACACCGCGCACGAAGTGGATTTTGGGGCGCGACGAGGCCGAGGCGTGGGCGCTCTACGCGGCGGAGTTCCGCACCAAAGACGCCATCCTCAAGGACTGGGTGAAGTCGGCGAAGTACCGGTGGCGCGAGGCGTGTTTCCTGCCCGCCGGGACGGAGCGGGAGCGCTTTGCGGAGATCTTCGCGAACTTTCTGACGGAGCGGAGCACGCTCTTTGAGAAAGGCGTCGTCTTGCGAGAGTTCCACCCGTTCCGCGTGCTCCACAAAGACCTGCGCGGGATGCCGCTCCACGAGGAGTACCGGCTGTTCTTCTGGGACGGTGCGCTGCTCTTGCTCCCACAGCTCACGCTCCTCCCCGGCCCGGAGGAGCAGCTCCCACGCTGGACGGCGCTCGCGCAGCGCTTTGGCACCCGCTTTCTCTCCCTCGATGTAGCCCGCGATCTTGCCGGCGACTGGTGGGTGGTGGAGACCGGCGACGGGCAGGTGGCGGGGCTCCCCGGCAGCATCCCGCCCGATGCGTTCTACCGGGCGCTTCGGTTGGTCGGGGGTTGA
- the leuS gene encoding leucine--tRNA ligase: MSDAVIDENSGGRYPFREIEKKWQARWAEAKVHKATQDTSKQKYYVLVMFPYPSGSGLHVGHCKNYVPGDVVARFKAMQGFNVLNPMGWDAFGQPAEQDAIKRGVNPRTVVPTLAEVYKKQLNILGVSYDWDREINSTDPSYYRWNQWIFLKLYEKGLAYRDAAPVNWCVNESTVLANEEVVDGKCWRCDGPVVKKPLPQWKLRITSYADRLLAGLDSIDWAEGLKTQQRDWIGRSEGAEVDFKLAPPSDGGGGGITVFTTRPDTLWGATFMVLSPEHPLVAEITTDAQKAAVEAYAADAAKKSDEDRTAEGKEKTGVFTGAYAVNPVNGAQIPIWIADYVLTGYGTGAIMAVPAHDQRDFEFARKFDLPIVLVYAEADTPTESELTEAFASGGVFRESLGSPFSGEAQDKSVIVPKVVKWIEENGYGRGKIQYRLRDWLLSRQRYWGTPIPMVHCPSCGIVPVPEDQLPVVLPDCENYKPGPDGRSPLSTIPEFVQTTCPSCGGPAERETDTMAGSVDSSWYFLRFADPHNAAAAWDKAIADYWMPIDMYIGGREHAVGHLLYCRFFTKFFQDLGLISVDEPAAALRNQGMLNAFTPVLSGTDKSIKPGEFVSYPRDEWIAQYNANKAPIPAERIIEVDGQQKIEPIEVEFAWLKMSKSKQTAVTPDEMADKYGADSLRTLILFEAPFEDTIQWSEERMNGPYRFLSRVWDTVSGIVSAPPAPGTPEAISTVLSGDLPDTWAPMPDTEVKALRRKLHQTIAKVTVDIESFRFNTVVSALMILHDALRKFCNAGGVAHPAAREAAEGLTLLLAPLAPHLADELWEKLGGQGYLYQTQWPVSDPSLAADDEVTVVVQVNGKVREKLLLPAGLDNDTLQATALDCEKVRADLEGKTIRKVIVVPGKLVNIVAN; encoded by the coding sequence ATGAGCGACGCTGTAATTGACGAAAATAGCGGGGGGCGCTACCCCTTCCGCGAGATTGAGAAGAAGTGGCAGGCCCGCTGGGCTGAGGCGAAGGTGCACAAGGCCACACAAGACACGAGCAAGCAGAAGTACTACGTGCTTGTCATGTTCCCCTACCCGTCGGGCTCCGGCCTACATGTCGGGCACTGCAAGAACTACGTCCCCGGCGATGTCGTGGCCCGCTTCAAGGCGATGCAGGGCTTCAATGTCCTCAACCCGATGGGCTGGGACGCCTTCGGGCAGCCCGCCGAACAAGACGCCATCAAGCGGGGCGTCAACCCGCGCACCGTGGTGCCGACCCTAGCCGAAGTTTACAAGAAGCAGCTCAATATCCTCGGGGTCAGCTACGACTGGGACCGCGAGATCAACTCCACCGACCCGAGCTACTACCGCTGGAACCAGTGGATCTTCCTAAAACTCTACGAGAAGGGCCTGGCGTACCGCGATGCCGCCCCCGTGAACTGGTGTGTCAATGAGAGCACGGTCCTGGCCAACGAGGAAGTGGTCGATGGCAAGTGCTGGCGCTGTGACGGCCCCGTGGTCAAGAAGCCTCTGCCGCAGTGGAAGCTGCGGATCACCAGCTACGCCGATCGCCTGCTAGCGGGTCTCGATAGCATCGACTGGGCCGAGGGCTTAAAAACCCAGCAACGCGACTGGATCGGCCGTAGCGAGGGCGCCGAGGTGGACTTCAAGCTGGCTCCCCCGTCGGACGGGGGCGGGGGGGGCATAACCGTCTTCACGACCCGCCCCGACACGCTCTGGGGCGCGACTTTTATGGTGCTCTCCCCCGAGCATCCGCTGGTCGCGGAGATTACGACGGATGCCCAAAAAGCCGCGGTCGAGGCCTACGCCGCCGACGCTGCCAAGAAGTCCGATGAAGACCGAACGGCAGAGGGCAAGGAGAAGACCGGGGTCTTCACTGGAGCCTACGCAGTCAACCCCGTCAATGGCGCGCAGATTCCTATCTGGATCGCCGACTATGTCCTAACCGGCTACGGCACCGGCGCGATCATGGCGGTCCCTGCCCACGACCAGCGCGACTTCGAGTTCGCCCGCAAGTTCGACCTGCCGATTGTTCTGGTCTACGCCGAGGCCGACACGCCCACCGAGAGCGAGCTGACCGAGGCCTTTGCCAGCGGCGGCGTTTTTCGAGAGTCTCTAGGCTCGCCGTTCTCAGGCGAGGCACAAGACAAGAGTGTGATCGTCCCCAAGGTCGTCAAGTGGATCGAGGAAAACGGCTACGGGCGCGGCAAGATTCAGTACCGGCTGCGCGACTGGCTGCTCTCCCGCCAGCGCTACTGGGGCACTCCGATTCCGATGGTGCACTGCCCGAGCTGTGGGATTGTCCCCGTTCCCGAAGACCAGCTCCCGGTGGTCCTGCCCGACTGCGAGAACTACAAGCCCGGCCCCGACGGCCGCTCGCCGCTCTCGACCATCCCGGAGTTTGTCCAGACCACCTGCCCGAGCTGTGGCGGCCCCGCCGAGCGCGAGACCGATACCATGGCCGGCTCCGTGGACTCGTCGTGGTACTTCCTGCGCTTCGCCGACCCGCACAACGCGGCCGCCGCGTGGGACAAGGCAATCGCCGACTACTGGATGCCGATCGACATGTATATCGGCGGGCGTGAGCACGCGGTCGGGCACCTGCTCTACTGCCGCTTCTTCACCAAGTTCTTCCAGGACCTGGGGCTGATCTCGGTCGATGAGCCTGCGGCCGCGCTGCGCAACCAGGGAATGCTCAACGCCTTCACGCCCGTGCTCTCGGGGACCGATAAGTCCATCAAGCCCGGCGAGTTTGTGAGCTACCCACGCGACGAGTGGATCGCGCAGTACAATGCCAACAAGGCCCCCATCCCGGCGGAGCGCATTATCGAGGTGGACGGCCAGCAGAAGATCGAGCCTATCGAGGTCGAGTTCGCCTGGCTGAAGATGAGCAAGTCCAAGCAGACCGCCGTGACGCCCGATGAGATGGCAGACAAATACGGCGCGGACTCGCTCCGCACGCTGATTCTCTTTGAAGCGCCCTTCGAGGATACGATCCAGTGGTCCGAGGAGCGCATGAACGGCCCGTACCGCTTCTTGTCGCGAGTCTGGGACACGGTGAGCGGGATTGTCTCCGCGCCGCCTGCACCGGGGACGCCCGAGGCGATCTCGACCGTGCTGAGCGGCGATCTCCCCGACACCTGGGCCCCCATGCCCGACACCGAGGTAAAGGCGCTGCGCCGCAAGCTGCATCAGACTATCGCGAAGGTGACGGTCGATATCGAGAGCTTCCGCTTCAACACGGTGGTCTCGGCCCTGATGATCCTCCACGATGCCCTGCGCAAGTTCTGCAACGCGGGTGGGGTCGCGCACCCGGCGGCACGGGAAGCGGCGGAGGGGCTGACCCTCCTGCTCGCCCCGCTCGCCCCGCACCTCGCCGATGAGCTCTGGGAGAAGCTCGGTGGCCAAGGCTACCTCTACCAGACCCAATGGCCCGTCAGTGACCCGTCGCTGGCCGCCGACGACGAAGTGACGGTCGTGGTGCAGGTCAATGGCAAGGTCCGCGAGAAGCTCCTGCTCCCCGCCGGGCTGGACAACGACACGCTCCAAGCCACCGCGCTCGACTGCGAGAAAGTCCGCGCGGACCTGGAGGGCAAGACCATCCGCAAGGTGATTGTCGTCCCCGGCAAGCTCGTCAATATCGTCGCGAATTAG
- a CDS encoding MFS transporter, giving the protein MSRNYKWHVVVMLWFICFFNYADRQAISAVFPVLQKEFGFDKLQLGLIGSAFMWVYAAGAPLAGFIGDRVRRKDLILGGCVFWSFVTVTTGWCGKLWHFVTVRALEGFGETFYFPASMSLVSDYHDKTTRSRAMAAHQSSVYAGTVLGSWIGAALAERFGWRSGFYLFGGLGLVLALVLYKLLREPKRGESERNPNEVAPEVALPLGETLRAIFRTPVVPLLMLAFLGANFVATIFLTWTPTFLVEKFGFKLAAAGLSGAAFIHLASAVSVPLAGLMADRLSQKRRGGRILVQAAGLLLGAGFVWGIGHATTTPLVIGAMTAFGLCKGLYDSGIFASLYDSIEPRARGTAAGIMNTVGWGGGALGPLFIGWASKNGAGTEIENMSNAIGLGALAYVVAAVLLVIAAKKASQR; this is encoded by the coding sequence ATGAGCCGAAATTACAAGTGGCACGTCGTGGTGATGCTGTGGTTCATCTGCTTCTTCAACTACGCCGACCGTCAAGCCATCTCCGCCGTCTTCCCGGTGCTCCAGAAAGAGTTTGGCTTTGACAAGCTCCAGCTTGGGCTGATCGGGTCGGCGTTTATGTGGGTCTACGCGGCGGGGGCACCCCTGGCGGGCTTTATTGGGGATCGGGTGCGGCGGAAAGATCTCATTCTGGGCGGCTGCGTCTTCTGGAGCTTTGTGACCGTCACGACCGGCTGGTGCGGCAAGCTCTGGCACTTTGTGACCGTCCGCGCGCTGGAGGGCTTTGGGGAGACGTTTTACTTCCCCGCGTCGATGTCCCTGGTTAGTGACTACCACGACAAGACCACCCGCTCCCGCGCGATGGCGGCGCACCAGTCGAGTGTCTACGCGGGAACCGTGCTGGGAAGCTGGATCGGGGCCGCGCTGGCCGAGCGCTTCGGCTGGCGCTCAGGGTTCTATCTCTTTGGCGGCCTCGGTCTCGTGCTGGCGCTCGTGCTCTACAAGCTCCTGCGTGAGCCAAAACGAGGTGAGAGCGAGCGCAATCCGAACGAAGTGGCTCCCGAGGTCGCGCTCCCGCTGGGGGAGACACTACGTGCGATCTTTCGAACGCCCGTGGTTCCCTTGCTCATGCTGGCGTTTCTGGGCGCGAACTTTGTGGCGACTATCTTCCTGACCTGGACCCCGACCTTTCTCGTGGAGAAGTTTGGCTTCAAGCTCGCCGCCGCCGGGCTCTCGGGCGCGGCGTTTATCCATCTCGCCAGCGCCGTGAGTGTCCCGCTGGCTGGGTTGATGGCCGACCGGCTCTCGCAGAAGCGGCGTGGGGGCCGGATTCTTGTGCAGGCAGCAGGCTTGCTGCTGGGGGCGGGGTTTGTCTGGGGGATCGGCCACGCCACCACCACGCCGCTGGTCATCGGGGCCATGACCGCCTTCGGGCTCTGCAAGGGCCTCTACGACTCGGGGATCTTTGCGTCGCTGTATGACAGTATCGAGCCGCGGGCACGAGGGACGGCGGCGGGGATCATGAACACGGTCGGCTGGGGCGGAGGGGCGCTTGGGCCGCTGTTTATCGGCTGGGCGTCGAAGAATGGGGCAGGTACGGAGATCGAGAACATGAGCAACGCCATTGGCCTGGGGGCGCTCGCCTATGTCGTGGCCGCAGTGCTCCTCGTGATTGCGGCAAAGAAAGCGAGCCAGAGATGA
- a CDS encoding discoidin domain-containing protein produces the protein MPLPFIPLILTPLVFAVAKKVSDKAQAEADAAKASDAAADIPEVSPEPQAAVEEETAPSPAPIVLEAALPLFPLTASTAAPGHDPSLAGDSDLETFWQSAEPRGWLQLTLPSMQEVQRITLSEAKGEQIQLFAVEYRLTDDGQWRTLFAGEKIGALLVEEVPPTLAQAIRIHILASDAPPAIAEFSVA, from the coding sequence ATGCCGCTACCGTTTATCCCGCTGATCCTGACCCCGCTGGTCTTTGCTGTCGCCAAGAAGGTCTCCGACAAGGCCCAGGCAGAGGCCGATGCCGCGAAGGCGTCGGACGCCGCCGCCGATATCCCCGAGGTCTCCCCCGAGCCTCAGGCCGCGGTGGAGGAGGAGACAGCCCCCTCGCCCGCGCCGATCGTGCTGGAGGCGGCCCTGCCCCTCTTCCCGCTGACCGCCTCCACCGCCGCGCCGGGCCACGACCCCAGCCTGGCGGGCGATAGCGACCTGGAGACCTTCTGGCAGAGCGCCGAGCCGCGCGGCTGGCTCCAGCTCACTCTCCCGAGCATGCAGGAGGTGCAGCGCATCACCCTCTCCGAGGCCAAGGGCGAGCAGATTCAGCTCTTTGCGGTCGAGTACCGCCTCACCGACGATGGCCAATGGCGGACGCTCTTTGCGGGGGAAAAGATCGGCGCTCTGCTTGTGGAAGAAGTTCCCCCGACACTCGCCCAAGCCATCCGTATCCACATCCTCGCCAGCGACGCCCCCCCCGCCATCGCCGAGTTCTCGGTGGCGTAG
- a CDS encoding sialidase family protein, protein MSTVPGVVIDHVPASTGVYIGSPGLAVLPDGTYVASHDEFGPKSTEHTRAVSHVFHSRDKGKSWEKVARIDGAFWSNLFVHKKALYLLGTDRHHGNIVLHKSTDSGVSWSSVVLRSEGEYHCAPVPIVEHKGRLWRAFEWRNPPQAWGINYRAGVLSVPVNADLMDPKNWSATNFLPSERTWNGGDMGAWLEGNVVVAPDGSLVDILRVQTKSPDEKAAWVRISPDGKTASFDPTTGFFPFPGGAKKFAIRWDAKSKRYWSLASIVDEKYRAPDPGKIRNTLALTCSANLRDWEVRSVILSHPDTVHHGFQYVECLFDGDDIIAACRTAYDDEHGGAHNNHDANYLTFHRIAGFRQKLDL, encoded by the coding sequence ATGAGCACGGTTCCCGGGGTTGTTATCGACCATGTTCCCGCGAGCACGGGAGTCTACATCGGCTCGCCCGGCCTCGCCGTCCTCCCCGATGGCACCTATGTCGCCAGTCACGATGAGTTCGGCCCCAAGAGCACCGAGCACACACGGGCAGTGAGCCATGTCTTCCACTCACGTGACAAGGGCAAGAGCTGGGAGAAGGTCGCACGTATCGACGGCGCGTTCTGGTCGAACCTCTTTGTCCATAAAAAAGCACTGTATCTCCTGGGCACGGACCGGCATCATGGAAATATCGTGCTCCATAAGTCCACCGACAGCGGCGTGAGCTGGAGCAGTGTGGTCTTACGCAGCGAGGGCGAGTACCACTGCGCTCCCGTACCGATTGTCGAGCACAAGGGGCGGCTCTGGCGGGCGTTTGAGTGGCGCAACCCGCCGCAGGCTTGGGGCATCAACTACCGCGCCGGGGTCCTCTCTGTGCCGGTGAATGCCGACCTGATGGATCCCAAAAACTGGAGCGCGACCAACTTCCTCCCGAGCGAGCGCACCTGGAACGGCGGCGACATGGGCGCGTGGCTGGAGGGCAATGTGGTGGTCGCGCCCGACGGCTCGCTGGTGGACATTCTGCGGGTTCAGACCAAGTCCCCCGATGAAAAAGCAGCTTGGGTGCGTATCTCCCCCGATGGCAAGACCGCCAGCTTCGACCCTACGACGGGCTTTTTTCCCTTTCCCGGCGGCGCGAAGAAGTTCGCCATTCGCTGGGATGCGAAGAGCAAGCGCTACTGGAGCCTGGCAAGCATCGTGGACGAGAAGTACCGCGCGCCCGACCCCGGCAAGATTCGCAACACCCTCGCCCTCACCTGCTCCGCCAACCTGCGCGACTGGGAGGTGCGCTCGGTCATACTTTCCCACCCGGACACGGTCCACCACGGCTTTCAGTATGTCGAGTGTCTCTTCGACGGCGACGACATCATCGCCGCCTGCCGCACGGCCTACGACGATGAGCACGGCGGGGCACACAACAACCACGACGCCAACTATCTCACCTTCCACCGCATCGCAGGGTTTCGGCAGAAGCTCGATCTTTGA
- a CDS encoding DUF1963 domain-containing protein, protein MALYENVRDWLLTPGDPGPLPVTKFAGVPWWPKGTPRPVCPEGHTMGFVAQVRLADVPGWESDPGLLSFHYCYECMWYGDMAFGWGDTESKSYAVTILYPTEQDGIDDLGSIGATDHKPYAVAFYDYSLPVLRREHDEVWYATLAEDDPEDAEAARERAEEEIQNFALREHYGLVHSGELPSPGLLPDTRDEGVYRADWSEFTPGSGNRSRLGGPPNWMQSAKFPINATGEPLLFVAQLDWVMANHSFYLFASPSDYSVRTGEMVFQST, encoded by the coding sequence ATGGCACTCTATGAAAATGTCCGCGACTGGCTCCTGACACCCGGTGATCCCGGCCCGCTTCCCGTCACCAAGTTCGCCGGTGTACCCTGGTGGCCCAAGGGAACCCCGCGCCCCGTCTGCCCAGAAGGCCACACGATGGGCTTTGTCGCGCAAGTTCGCCTCGCCGATGTTCCTGGCTGGGAGTCCGATCCTGGCCTGCTCTCTTTTCACTACTGCTACGAGTGCATGTGGTACGGGGACATGGCCTTTGGCTGGGGCGACACAGAGAGTAAGAGCTACGCGGTCACGATCCTCTATCCCACAGAGCAAGACGGAATCGACGACCTCGGTAGCATCGGTGCCACCGACCACAAGCCCTATGCCGTGGCTTTCTACGACTACTCCCTTCCCGTTCTACGACGAGAACACGACGAAGTCTGGTACGCGACGCTGGCAGAGGACGACCCGGAAGATGCAGAGGCAGCACGGGAGCGTGCCGAAGAGGAAATACAGAACTTTGCCCTGCGAGAGCACTACGGCCTTGTGCATTCAGGGGAGCTTCCTTCACCAGGCCTCCTTCCTGACACCAGAGACGAAGGGGTCTATCGCGCAGATTGGTCAGAGTTCACACCAGGCTCGGGCAACCGCTCACGGCTCGGTGGGCCGCCCAACTGGATGCAGAGTGCCAAGTTCCCCATCAATGCCACAGGTGAACCACTCCTCTTTGTGGCACAGCTAGATTGGGTGATGGCAAACCACAGCTTCTATCTCTTTGCCTCACCCTCAGACTACTCTGTGCGTACCGGAGAGATGGTTTTCCAGAGCACCTAA